Proteins encoded by one window of bacterium:
- a CDS encoding YdgA family protein, which yields MKKTLSVLLLLGLVASGLSVWAGLRVEAIHQEMIAALEERPQLRVLGSTFERGLLGSTAETTFELRGAAGELFQRPLAWAGQENVRQRIGFRLEHHIDHGPTSLWTWFSTGAVGPPIVAYVHSTLTLDQEAWSEVAAAFGKLPAAKFYVQVAADGHVKGRLSMPAAELRPRDVEAGDTPRWVGKLQALRAKLEVAPESDLLQVSLQAGGLQLAGSDMSLDLGEWTGQLGIPLSESMRSVRSEHVIQKLALTWPTSETGAPEGAAARPTPAAQLTRIAVEGIAWTTEGRPEELWVEAGFDQVHWNALEAADVRVGFEALRDLDTDEASPEASLATLLGFLPELNITAIDGQTASGPFHVSGRIRFDESVGEGGSNLEGELELRLPGGWADALADENDELLGAWVDSGELERDGEGFLGDLRFEPTEPDEESESSRLAIRLLELLPELPEGSTAGEAEGDVAVADEATEDSAGPEAEADPKGELVVSPEPTAPAELADDTAAPSAPPAAPAP from the coding sequence ATGAAGAAGACCCTAAGCGTCCTCCTTCTGCTTGGATTGGTGGCCTCGGGCCTTTCCGTGTGGGCCGGGTTGCGCGTCGAAGCCATCCATCAGGAGATGATCGCCGCCCTCGAAGAGCGTCCCCAGCTGCGCGTGCTCGGGAGCACCTTCGAGCGCGGCCTTCTGGGCTCGACCGCCGAGACGACCTTCGAGCTGCGCGGCGCTGCGGGTGAACTCTTCCAACGGCCCCTCGCATGGGCCGGCCAGGAGAATGTTCGTCAGCGCATCGGCTTCCGGCTCGAGCATCATATCGATCACGGCCCGACCAGCCTCTGGACATGGTTCAGTACGGGCGCGGTGGGCCCGCCCATCGTGGCCTATGTGCATTCGACCCTGACGCTCGATCAGGAGGCCTGGTCCGAGGTGGCGGCTGCCTTCGGAAAGCTGCCGGCGGCGAAGTTCTACGTGCAGGTCGCCGCCGATGGACACGTGAAGGGCCGCCTCTCCATGCCGGCTGCCGAGCTGCGGCCTCGCGATGTCGAGGCGGGTGATACGCCGCGCTGGGTTGGCAAGCTTCAAGCGCTTCGCGCGAAACTGGAGGTCGCTCCGGAAAGCGACCTGTTGCAGGTGAGTCTCCAGGCCGGAGGGCTCCAACTGGCCGGCAGCGACATGAGCCTGGATCTGGGCGAGTGGACCGGCCAGCTCGGTATTCCGCTGAGTGAGTCGATGCGTTCGGTCCGTAGCGAGCATGTCATCCAGAAGCTCGCACTGACCTGGCCCACGTCGGAAACTGGAGCGCCGGAGGGTGCGGCTGCACGGCCTACCCCTGCCGCACAGCTTACGAGGATCGCCGTCGAAGGGATCGCCTGGACGACTGAAGGTCGCCCCGAAGAGCTCTGGGTCGAAGCTGGCTTCGACCAGGTGCACTGGAATGCCCTCGAAGCCGCGGATGTACGGGTCGGATTCGAGGCCCTTCGCGATCTCGACACGGACGAGGCGTCGCCTGAGGCGAGTCTGGCCACGCTCCTGGGTTTCCTGCCGGAGCTGAACATCACGGCGATCGACGGTCAGACAGCGTCTGGCCCGTTTCACGTTTCTGGCAGGATTCGCTTCGATGAAAGCGTGGGTGAAGGCGGGTCGAACCTCGAAGGCGAACTCGAACTTCGCCTGCCCGGTGGCTGGGCCGATGCGCTGGCAGACGAAAATGATGAATTGTTAGGTGCCTGGGTCGACTCCGGCGAGCTGGAACGAGACGGTGAGGGCTTCCTCGGCGACCTTCGTTTCGAGCCCACGGAGCCCGACGAGGAGAGCGAATCGAGTCGGCTCGCGATCCGTCTGCTCGAACTGCTCCCCGAGTTGCCCGAGGGCAGCACGGCTGGAGAGGCGGAAGGGGACGTTGCTGTGGCCGACGAGGCAACGGAAGATTCGGCTGGCCCCGAGGCCGAAGCCGACCCGAAGGGCGAGCTCGTCGTATCACCGGAGCCAACCGCACCGGCGGAGCTGGCGGACGACACCGCCGCGCCGTCGGCGCCACCCGCAGCTCCGGCACCCTAG
- a CDS encoding UvrD-helicase domain-containing protein, translating to MTSRADDRRARALAQREFGSPLVLEAGAGTGKTAVLVSRIVAWCLDPGWQRAKLRVEERGLLGAPAPTDDQIAAEALRGVVAITFTEAAAAEMASRVAEALLSLRAGKTPVGFDDEALPNAPLRDTRAEALVGALDQLAVRTIHATCRRWLAAHAVDAGLRPGFEIDADGQRQVELVREVLEAHLPEAFGEPFDPDFAVLADAEIGPRDIEQALVSLLNEGVLAEDLAVDPIEPDALADLAIQLREASDAFLGLEAGRLLGLGKRASAVVEAVEAVMGTRAAVHEALPRDAEAWDEWRRGIAECWAARRPKLAEFARGKFTRGGGDALADDAPALADAARRLQLVLKHVLDFDPIRLASSRRVLLRLLAEAEERLRESGVVSFGGLLRGARDLLVSRPDVAGRLRHEIDQILVDEFQDTDALQCEILEALALGGEASERPGLFLVGDPKQSIYAWRGADLRAYEDFVGKARAAGGQVLPLIVNFRSTGAVLDEVERVVAPIMHQAPGLQPAFQRLLPQEGRVFEPLPEGCASVEHWLSWPLDDEGSPDPKRAKRFSTELEARAVAADLQRLRESGVSPGEVALLMRSSGDFDVYLMALREAGIPFVVEREEQHGRRREVVDAMAWIRCVLDPNDALALVATLRSSLVGVPDAALVPLWRLGLPERAGRLHGSGGEDLETLGEEIRSLAAALPAGVPGLERVAGWEEGLLAFLDELGPLRALAEEGPVDRFVEALRGPWGLEVAEAGRHLGAHRLGSLDRVFRELAEALEAAGGSSSAVLSQLRRAGSPDREHREGRRRSFHENAVHVMTVHKAKGLGFRHVYVLQTHKGVRSETPGDTTLERRGGRCEYVLFGFATPGMLALGEERTAREACEGVRLLYVAATRAKQRLVIAGHRPPRSGTDPGVSPTPSRLAKASFSELLESRRGSPEALADHGEAARLAGGSFLDDDGVRWCLPAGWPPPSLAGPAASALGPSQPSEVLAEEKRLVAAREFAARHQARPFGGTASSRHEARLPPGGAPSDATSRSEAMRIGTAFHAALERLTLDTPVDTWRAALETCLEEQDLDADMLARANALVERFLGSPLAERLGGLGERLMGREVPLLLAPEKGEDEPVGFVAGAIDLLYRDEHGKIVVADFKTDAVGQAGELERRSQAYASQGRVYVRAVQAAFGLDEPPQFELWFIDAGQAVRIEP from the coding sequence ATGACGTCTCGAGCGGACGATCGACGAGCCCGAGCGCTCGCGCAGCGAGAGTTCGGGTCTCCCCTGGTGCTCGAAGCCGGTGCCGGAACCGGGAAGACGGCGGTACTGGTCTCGCGAATCGTGGCCTGGTGCCTGGACCCGGGTTGGCAGCGAGCCAAGCTGCGGGTCGAAGAGCGGGGCCTCCTCGGGGCTCCCGCTCCGACGGATGACCAGATTGCGGCAGAGGCGTTGCGCGGTGTGGTCGCGATTACCTTTACCGAGGCCGCTGCCGCGGAAATGGCGTCAAGGGTTGCCGAGGCATTGCTCTCGTTGCGTGCCGGAAAAACCCCGGTCGGTTTCGACGACGAAGCGCTGCCCAATGCTCCGCTTCGGGATACCCGAGCCGAGGCGTTGGTGGGCGCACTCGACCAATTGGCGGTGCGCACCATTCACGCCACCTGTCGACGTTGGCTCGCTGCCCACGCGGTCGATGCGGGCCTGCGCCCCGGCTTCGAGATCGATGCGGATGGCCAGCGCCAGGTCGAGCTCGTGCGCGAAGTGTTGGAGGCGCATCTCCCGGAAGCCTTCGGCGAGCCGTTCGACCCGGATTTCGCCGTTCTGGCCGATGCGGAGATCGGCCCGCGGGACATCGAACAGGCCCTGGTCAGCCTGCTCAATGAGGGTGTCCTGGCCGAGGATCTGGCCGTCGATCCGATCGAACCCGACGCCCTCGCCGATCTGGCGATCCAGCTTCGCGAAGCCAGCGACGCATTTCTCGGGCTCGAGGCCGGGCGATTGCTGGGGTTGGGGAAACGCGCTTCAGCCGTCGTCGAAGCGGTTGAAGCGGTGATGGGGACCCGCGCTGCGGTTCACGAAGCGCTTCCGCGAGACGCGGAAGCCTGGGACGAATGGCGCCGGGGAATCGCGGAGTGCTGGGCGGCTCGCCGTCCGAAACTCGCCGAGTTCGCGCGCGGCAAATTCACCAGGGGTGGAGGCGACGCGCTGGCAGACGATGCGCCTGCGTTGGCCGACGCTGCGCGGCGGCTGCAGCTCGTCCTGAAGCACGTGTTGGATTTCGATCCGATCCGGTTGGCCTCCAGCCGCCGGGTTCTCCTGCGCCTGCTTGCCGAAGCCGAGGAACGGTTGCGCGAGTCCGGCGTTGTTTCGTTCGGTGGGTTGCTCCGTGGCGCACGGGACCTGCTCGTCTCGCGGCCGGATGTTGCGGGAAGGTTGCGACACGAAATCGATCAGATCCTCGTCGACGAATTCCAGGACACGGACGCGCTGCAATGCGAAATCCTGGAGGCGCTGGCATTGGGAGGCGAGGCCTCCGAGCGGCCGGGGCTCTTCCTCGTGGGAGACCCCAAGCAATCCATCTACGCCTGGCGAGGCGCGGATCTGCGCGCCTATGAGGATTTCGTCGGCAAGGCCCGCGCAGCCGGCGGGCAGGTGCTTCCCCTGATCGTGAACTTCCGCTCGACCGGTGCCGTGTTGGACGAGGTCGAGCGCGTGGTCGCGCCGATCATGCACCAGGCACCCGGCCTCCAACCCGCCTTCCAACGCCTTCTGCCCCAGGAGGGAAGGGTCTTCGAGCCGCTACCCGAGGGCTGTGCGTCGGTTGAACATTGGTTGAGCTGGCCGCTGGACGACGAGGGCTCTCCGGATCCGAAGAGGGCCAAACGTTTCTCCACCGAACTCGAGGCCCGGGCGGTGGCGGCGGATCTGCAGAGGCTTCGCGAGAGCGGAGTCTCGCCCGGCGAGGTGGCGTTGCTGATGCGCTCCTCGGGCGATTTCGATGTCTACCTGATGGCATTGCGCGAGGCCGGTATCCCTTTCGTGGTCGAACGTGAGGAGCAGCATGGTCGGCGTCGCGAGGTGGTGGATGCGATGGCCTGGATACGCTGCGTGCTGGATCCGAACGACGCATTGGCCCTGGTGGCGACGCTGCGTTCGTCCCTGGTCGGGGTTCCCGATGCGGCGTTGGTTCCGCTCTGGCGGCTCGGGCTGCCGGAACGCGCGGGCCGCCTGCACGGCAGCGGAGGAGAGGATCTCGAGACATTAGGCGAAGAAATCCGCTCGCTGGCGGCAGCATTGCCTGCGGGTGTTCCCGGGCTCGAGCGGGTCGCGGGCTGGGAGGAAGGCTTGTTGGCATTCCTCGACGAACTGGGTCCCTTGCGGGCCCTGGCAGAAGAAGGGCCGGTCGATCGTTTCGTCGAGGCCCTGCGCGGGCCCTGGGGGCTCGAGGTGGCCGAAGCCGGGCGGCACCTCGGAGCCCACCGACTGGGCAGCCTGGATCGGGTCTTTCGGGAGCTGGCAGAGGCTCTCGAAGCCGCAGGCGGTTCGTCGTCTGCCGTACTCTCGCAGCTGCGCCGGGCCGGCAGTCCGGATCGCGAGCATCGCGAGGGGCGAAGGCGGTCCTTTCACGAGAACGCGGTGCACGTGATGACCGTGCACAAGGCCAAGGGCCTGGGGTTCCGTCACGTCTACGTGCTCCAGACGCACAAGGGCGTACGCTCGGAAACGCCGGGCGATACCACTCTGGAGCGACGCGGTGGGCGTTGCGAGTACGTGCTCTTCGGGTTCGCGACGCCGGGCATGCTCGCCCTCGGAGAGGAAAGAACGGCGAGGGAAGCCTGTGAGGGTGTTCGCCTCCTCTACGTCGCAGCGACGCGCGCCAAGCAGAGGCTGGTGATCGCCGGGCACCGTCCCCCGCGTTCGGGAACGGACCCGGGAGTGAGCCCGACTCCCTCTCGACTGGCCAAGGCGAGTTTCAGCGAACTCCTCGAATCGCGTCGCGGCAGCCCCGAAGCTCTCGCCGATCACGGGGAGGCAGCGCGGCTCGCCGGAGGCAGCTTCCTGGACGATGACGGCGTTCGTTGGTGCCTGCCGGCTGGTTGGCCTCCTCCTTCCCTGGCTGGCCCCGCCGCAAGCGCACTCGGGCCATCCCAGCCGTCGGAAGTGTTGGCCGAGGAGAAGCGCCTGGTTGCGGCACGGGAGTTCGCGGCCCGGCATCAGGCCCGACCCTTCGGCGGCACGGCATCGTCGAGGCATGAGGCACGACTGCCTCCTGGTGGTGCGCCCAGCGATGCGACGAGTCGCAGCGAGGCGATGCGAATCGGTACGGCATTCCACGCCGCTCTCGAACGGCTCACCTTGGACACCCCGGTGGATACCTGGCGTGCAGCGCTGGAGACCTGCTTGGAGGAACAGGACCTGGATGCAGACATGCTCGCCCGAGCCAATGCCCTGGTGGAGCGCTTTCTCGGCTCTCCCCTGGCAGAACGGCTGGGGGGCCTGGGTGAGCGCTTGATGGGACGAGAAGTGCCGCTCCTGCTTGCCCCGGAGAAGGGGGAGGACGAGCCGGTTGGTTTCGTCGCCGGGGCGATCGATCTGCTCTACCGGGACGAGCACGGCAAGATCGTCGTGGCGGATTTCAAGACCGACGCGGTCGGGCAGGCTGGGGAGTTGGAGAGGCGCAGCCAGGCGTACGCAAGCCAGGGCCGGGTGTACGTCCGAGCCGTCCAGGCCGCGTTCGGCCTCGACGAGCCACCGCAATTCGAACTCTGGTTCATCGACGCGGGGCAGGCGGTCCGGATCGAGCCGTGA
- a CDS encoding propionyl-CoA carboxylase, whose amino-acid sequence MSWKNEIEGIEERRRRALEMGGAEAVESQHARGRLSVRERIDRLSDPESFREQGPIAGHGEIDADGRLTDFAPANYVLGTAKVDGRPVVLGGEDFTQRGGSPSPAGLRKSVYSETLALQYRLPLVRFLEGGGGSVTGSRGKGAPRPMGDPVFAAPRFRSIMQVMATAPVVSAALGAVAGFPAARLVASHFSLMTRNTAQILIGGPAVVARATGEDLTKDELGGAKLHARSGVVDNVVEDEEEAFTAIRRFLSYLPTNVWELPPVAACEDDPNRKEEALAEIIPRERRRVYNARKLVGHIVDRDSFFEMTPGFGRSQVTGLARLAGHPVGVWANDTRFYAGAMTANAAQKVRRFVDFCDTFHLPIVAFVDEPGFMIGSEAERAGTIRHGAAALFAVQQSSVPMVSVIVRKAYGVAAAAHFGPDGTVFAWPSAESGALPIEGGVAVAFRREIEAAADPAARRAELEEQFASRRSPYPRAEAFGVHDLLDPRETRPALCQWIELCAPQLAALRGPRQYSLRP is encoded by the coding sequence GTGAGCTGGAAGAACGAAATCGAGGGCATCGAGGAACGACGCCGCCGGGCCCTCGAAATGGGTGGAGCCGAGGCGGTCGAGAGCCAGCACGCGAGAGGTCGGCTCTCGGTACGCGAACGCATCGATCGTCTGTCCGACCCGGAGAGTTTCCGCGAGCAGGGCCCGATCGCGGGTCACGGTGAAATCGACGCGGACGGCCGCCTCACGGATTTCGCCCCGGCGAACTACGTACTCGGCACGGCCAAGGTGGATGGGCGCCCGGTCGTGCTGGGCGGAGAAGACTTCACGCAGCGCGGAGGCTCGCCTTCTCCCGCCGGCCTGCGAAAGAGCGTCTACTCCGAAACCCTGGCGCTCCAGTACCGGCTGCCACTCGTCCGCTTCCTGGAGGGCGGTGGTGGCAGTGTGACGGGCAGCCGCGGGAAGGGCGCACCCCGGCCGATGGGCGACCCGGTGTTCGCGGCTCCGCGCTTCCGCTCGATCATGCAGGTGATGGCAACGGCCCCGGTCGTCTCCGCAGCGCTCGGCGCGGTCGCGGGGTTTCCCGCCGCCCGGCTGGTCGCTTCCCACTTTTCGTTGATGACCCGCAATACGGCGCAGATCCTGATTGGCGGGCCCGCCGTGGTGGCTCGCGCCACCGGTGAAGACCTCACCAAGGACGAGCTCGGGGGCGCCAAACTGCACGCCCGCAGCGGTGTGGTCGACAATGTGGTCGAAGACGAAGAAGAAGCCTTCACGGCGATCCGCCGCTTCCTCTCCTACCTGCCGACCAATGTCTGGGAACTCCCACCGGTCGCGGCATGCGAGGACGATCCGAATCGCAAGGAAGAAGCACTCGCCGAGATCATTCCTCGCGAGCGACGCCGCGTCTACAACGCACGCAAGCTCGTAGGCCACATCGTCGACCGCGATTCGTTCTTCGAGATGACGCCGGGCTTCGGCCGTTCCCAGGTCACCGGCCTGGCTCGCCTGGCAGGTCACCCGGTCGGTGTCTGGGCCAACGATACGCGTTTCTACGCCGGCGCCATGACGGCGAATGCTGCCCAGAAGGTTCGTCGCTTCGTCGACTTCTGCGACACCTTCCATCTTCCCATCGTGGCCTTCGTCGATGAACCGGGCTTCATGATCGGCTCGGAAGCCGAACGGGCCGGGACCATCCGCCACGGTGCGGCCGCGCTCTTCGCAGTTCAGCAATCCTCGGTTCCCATGGTCTCCGTCATCGTGCGCAAGGCCTACGGTGTCGCGGCGGCTGCCCACTTCGGGCCCGACGGAACGGTATTCGCCTGGCCATCCGCGGAAAGTGGCGCCCTCCCCATCGAGGGCGGTGTCGCCGTCGCCTTCCGCCGTGAAATCGAAGCCGCCGCAGACCCAGCCGCCCGGCGTGCCGAACTGGAGGAGCAGTTCGCCTCACGCCGCTCCCCCTACCCGCGGGCGGAAGCCTTTGGCGTGCACGACCTGCTCGACCCCCGCGAGACGCGGCCGGCGCTCTGCCAATGGATCGAGCTATGCGCACCGCAGCTCGCGGCCTTGCGTGGCCCGCGCCAATACAGCCTGAGACCGTAG
- a CDS encoding PPOX class F420-dependent oxidoreductase — protein sequence MTELGDERYVSLGTFRKSGVEVRTAVWIAQSTTGEVLYVYTNRTSGKVKRIRNGARVRLAPCTASGRVTGDWTEAKARMLETPNERDLGLEAIIRKYGLQMRLALLASRLSGRYADRAVIEIQVGA from the coding sequence ATGACAGAACTAGGCGACGAACGCTACGTGAGCCTCGGCACCTTTCGGAAATCCGGAGTCGAGGTTCGGACAGCCGTGTGGATTGCGCAGAGCACGACGGGGGAGGTCCTCTACGTCTATACCAACCGGACATCGGGCAAGGTGAAGCGCATCCGGAATGGTGCGCGGGTACGCCTCGCGCCGTGCACCGCTTCCGGGCGTGTCACTGGAGACTGGACCGAAGCCAAGGCCCGCATGCTCGAGACTCCGAACGAGCGCGACCTGGGGCTCGAGGCGATCATTCGGAAGTACGGATTGCAGATGCGGCTGGCTCTCCTCGCCTCGCGACTCTCGGGACGCTACGCCGACCGGGCCGTCATCGAAATCCAGGTGGGCGCTTAG